From the Theobroma cacao cultivar B97-61/B2 chromosome 2, Criollo_cocoa_genome_V2, whole genome shotgun sequence genome, one window contains:
- the LOC18608505 gene encoding uncharacterized protein LOC18608505 isoform X1 — MQMERERRNSIANGDYSYNTNANYSNFCNDYSVLEKEKNHSLPASSLHGAGFIEHPVSRFDTLAGVAIKYGVEVADIKKMNGLVTDLQMFALKSLQIPLPGRHPPSPCLSNGSETPGQCSANQTPAQHFPPDLLDSFQSMRLKTPPRRVSPAMSSLQGYYGLKPAEKKTKSEGFEMAVYRKGEAHYLEDGPFLKPSPASNPPLNYHRKCRSLANGFFDENGEVIADIMSAGEGKEGEADKSNEKLIRRRQKSEADFTARTPEKLLKEDNTSSGGFSTITAKGLALRSKAASRTVSGPDAEVAGINPMPIGIGDGFVVDGFSVVRKSSSTSSLQDQDSNSLSSLWPTASKWSLKPDLQALSTVAITRPIFDGLPKPMSGRKNKAALD; from the exons ATGCAGATGGAAAGGGAGAGGCGGAATAGCATTGCAAATGGTGACTACAGTTACAATACGAATGCCAATTAtagtaatttttgcaatgatTATAGtgttttagagaaagaaaagaatcatAGTTTGCCGGCTTCATCTTTACACGGTGCCGGTTTCATTGAACATCCCGTTTCCCGGTTCGATACTCTCGCCGGCGTCGCCATCAAGTACGGCGTTGAG GTAGCTGACATAAAAAAGATGAATGGTCTGGTTACAGATCTTCAAATGTTTGCTCTTAAGTCACTCCAGATCCCTCTGCCGGGGCGGCATCCGCCATCGCCTTGCTTGTCAAATGGTTCCGAAACACCAGG ACAATGCAGTGCCAACCAAACCCCAGCCCAACATTTTCCTCCTGATTTGCTTGACTCATTCCAGTCAATGAGACTGAAGACTCCTCCTCGAAGGGTCTCCCCAGCAATGAGCTCATTACAAGGTTACTATGGCCTTAAACCAGCAGAAAAAAAGACGAAATCTGAAGGTTTTGAGATGGCAGTATATAGGAAAGGAGAAGCTCATTATCTGGAGGATGGTCCATTCCTTAAACCCTCCCCTGCTTCCAACCCACCTTTGAATTATCATCGTAAGTGTAGAAGCTTAGCTAATGGATTTTTTGATGAGAATGGTGAAGTTATAGCTGATATCATGTCTGCTGGAGAAGGTAAAGAAGGTGAAGCTGATAAAtcaaatgagaaactgatcaGAAGACGGCAGAAATCTGAGGCCGACTTTACTGCCCGTACCCCAGAAAAGCTGTTGAAGGAGGATAACACCAGCAGTGGAGGATTTTCAACAATAACAGCGAAAGGCTTGGCACTGAGATCTAAAGCAGCAAGCCGCACTGTTTCGGGACCTGATGCTGAGGTTGCTGGGATCAATCCGATGCCAATAGGAATTGGAGATGGTTTTGTGGTCGATGGATTTTCTGTAGTGAGGAAGTCATCAAGCACATCGAGTTTGCAAGATCAGGACAGTAATAGTTTGTCATCCCTCTGGCCAACAGCGTCCAAATGGAGTTTGAAGCCTGATTTACAAGCACTTTCAACTGTAGCCATTACAAGACCTATTTTTGATGGATTGCCAAAGCCAATGTCGGGTCGTAAAAACAAAGCCGCGCTTGATTAA
- the LOC18608505 gene encoding uncharacterized protein LOC18608505 isoform X2 produces the protein MQMERERRNSIANGDYSYNTNANYSNFCNDYSVLEKEKNHSLPASSLHGAGFIEHPVSRFDTLAGVAIKYGVEVADIKKMNGLVTDLQMFALKSLQIPLPGRHPPSPCLSNGSETPGQCSANQTPAQHFPPDLLDSFQSMRLKTPPRRVSPAMSSLQGYYGLKPAEKKTKSEGFEMAVYRKGEAHYLEDGPFLKPSPASNPPLNYHRKEGEADKSNEKLIRRRQKSEADFTARTPEKLLKEDNTSSGGFSTITAKGLALRSKAASRTVSGPDAEVAGINPMPIGIGDGFVVDGFSVVRKSSSTSSLQDQDSNSLSSLWPTASKWSLKPDLQALSTVAITRPIFDGLPKPMSGRKNKAALD, from the exons ATGCAGATGGAAAGGGAGAGGCGGAATAGCATTGCAAATGGTGACTACAGTTACAATACGAATGCCAATTAtagtaatttttgcaatgatTATAGtgttttagagaaagaaaagaatcatAGTTTGCCGGCTTCATCTTTACACGGTGCCGGTTTCATTGAACATCCCGTTTCCCGGTTCGATACTCTCGCCGGCGTCGCCATCAAGTACGGCGTTGAG GTAGCTGACATAAAAAAGATGAATGGTCTGGTTACAGATCTTCAAATGTTTGCTCTTAAGTCACTCCAGATCCCTCTGCCGGGGCGGCATCCGCCATCGCCTTGCTTGTCAAATGGTTCCGAAACACCAGG ACAATGCAGTGCCAACCAAACCCCAGCCCAACATTTTCCTCCTGATTTGCTTGACTCATTCCAGTCAATGAGACTGAAGACTCCTCCTCGAAGGGTCTCCCCAGCAATGAGCTCATTACAAGGTTACTATGGCCTTAAACCAGCAGAAAAAAAGACGAAATCTGAAGGTTTTGAGATGGCAGTATATAGGAAAGGAGAAGCTCATTATCTGGAGGATGGTCCATTCCTTAAACCCTCCCCTGCTTCCAACCCACCTTTGAATTATCATC GTAAAGAAGGTGAAGCTGATAAAtcaaatgagaaactgatcaGAAGACGGCAGAAATCTGAGGCCGACTTTACTGCCCGTACCCCAGAAAAGCTGTTGAAGGAGGATAACACCAGCAGTGGAGGATTTTCAACAATAACAGCGAAAGGCTTGGCACTGAGATCTAAAGCAGCAAGCCGCACTGTTTCGGGACCTGATGCTGAGGTTGCTGGGATCAATCCGATGCCAATAGGAATTGGAGATGGTTTTGTGGTCGATGGATTTTCTGTAGTGAGGAAGTCATCAAGCACATCGAGTTTGCAAGATCAGGACAGTAATAGTTTGTCATCCCTCTGGCCAACAGCGTCCAAATGGAGTTTGAAGCCTGATTTACAAGCACTTTCAACTGTAGCCATTACAAGACCTATTTTTGATGGATTGCCAAAGCCAATGTCGGGTCGTAAAAACAAAGCCGCGCTTGATTAA
- the LOC18608506 gene encoding photosystem II stability/assembly factor HCF136, chloroplastic, whose translation MAMPNLQVSDCSNLKPSLTSLFSPRFLHRSQTQPHPRLICKASLQQPHHSSSSSPTLVNRRQLISQTASLSLSVATLSALQLPAKSEEVLSEWERVYLPIDPGVVLLDIAFVPDDPNHGFLLGTRQTILETKDGGNTWVPRSIPSAEDEDFNYRFNSISFKGKEGWIVGKPAILLYTSDAGESWERIPLSAQLPGDMVYIKATDEKSAEMVTDQGAIYVTSNRGFNWRAAVQETVSATLNRTVSSGISGASYYTGTFNTVNRSPDGRYVAVSSRGNFYLTWEPGQPFWQPHNRAVARRIQNMGWRADGGLWLLVRGGGLFLSKGTGITEDFEEIPVQSRGFGILDVGYRSMEEAWAAGGSGVLLRTTNGGKSWTRDKAADNIAANLYSVKFIDDKKGFVLGNDGVLLRYLG comes from the exons ATGGCAATGCCCAATCTTCAAGTGAGCGATTGCTCCAACCTTAAACCTTCCTTAACTTCTCTCTTCAGTCCCCGCTTTCTCCACCGCTCCCAAACGCAACCCCACCCGCGTTTAATCTGCAAAGCTTCTCTCCAGCAACCCCACcactcttcttcttcttcgccAACACTCGTCAACCGAAGGCAACTTATATCCCAAACGGCGTCGCTTTCGCTGTCGGTTGCAACTCTTTCAGCTCTCCAACTACCAGCCAAGTCCGAGGAAGTTTTGTCGGAATGGGAAAGAGTCTACCTTCCCATCGATCCCGGTGTTGTCCTTCTAGACATTGCGTTTGTCCCAGATGACCCAAACCACG GATTCTTGCTGGGGACAAGGCAGACTATTTTGGAGACAAAAGATGGGGGAAATACATGGGTTCCACGTTCAATTCCTTCAGCTGAGGATGAAGATTTCAACTATAGGTTTAACTCTATTAGCTTCAAAGGGAAAGAAGGTTGGATTGTCGGGAAACCCGCAATTTTGTTGTACACTTCAGATGCTGGAGAAAGCTGGGAAAGAATTCCATTAAGTGCTCAACTTCCTGGAGATATG GTATATATAAAGGCAACTGATGAAAAGAGTGCAGAGATGGTAACTGACCAAGGTGCAATATATGTTACATCAAACAGGGGCTTTAACTGGAGAGCTGCTGTTCAGGAGACTGTCTCAGCTACTCTGAATAG AACAGTTTCTAGTGGTATTAGTGGGGCAAGTTATTATACTGGAACTTTTAACACTGTCAATCGCTCTCCAGATGGACGATATGTGGCTGTCTCAAGCCGTGGTAACTTTTATCTTACATGGGAGCCTGGACAG CCATTCTGGCAACCACATAATAGAGCGGTTGCCAGAAGAATACAGAACATGGGATGGAGAGCTGATGGTGGTCTTTGGCTTCTTGTCCGTGGAGGAGGACTCTTTCTTAGCAAAGGCACTGGG ATAACAGAAGATTTTGAAGAAATTCCTGTACAAAGTCGTGGTTTTGGCATTCTTGACGTTGGTTATCGATCGATG GAAGAGGCTTGGGCAGCTGGGGGTAGTGGGGTTTTGCTGAGAACTACCAATGGTGGGAAGAGTTGGACCCGTGATAAGGCAGCTGATAATATTGCTGCAAATCTATACTCAGTGAA GTTTATTGATGACAAGAAGGGATTTGTACTGGGTAATGATGGTGTCTTGCTCCGGTATCTTGGATAA